In Poecilia reticulata strain Guanapo linkage group LG1, Guppy_female_1.0+MT, whole genome shotgun sequence, one genomic interval encodes:
- the crebbpa gene encoding CREB-binding protein isoform X1 has translation MAENLLDVGPPSSKRPKLNSPALSASDGQDLGSLPWDDLENDLPDELIPNGGELSQLSGLPSNGGATPGGGGGPGGTAGALGGGASVVPDAASKHKQLSELLRAGSTSSITGTGLNSASPQSGGMAPQLGTPLGKSPLSQGSPNSHSSPQGQKPGTPTGVVGQNSNNNAAAMGLSGSGFSQAIINSSPGHSGLLGQGGQPQPGQVMNGGLVPSAGRGRGAGVAGMQYQGQTIPGSAAGPGASGSALVETLTQGGQQMGAHAAQQAGNMSKMGLGSNGSPFGAQPYGQGAAGPGQQLNPQQQLQNKAALASSLPPFPNELKGAAVASGPNMLQQPPQQQAGMLPLASSGGVAVPSAGPTADPEKRKLIQQQLVLLLHAHKCQRREQANGEVRQCALPHCRTMKNVLNHMTHCQAGKSCQVAHCASSRQIISHWKNCTRHDCPVCLPLKNASDKRTQQPLLSSPNTGLQNPMSTVGMGQPSAPTINTSAPIDPSSMQRAYAALGLPYSSQAAGQAAAQQAPGQAAGAQNSQAQQQQQLPQQMRPINTIGGQMALGGGTMGVASSEQTNLHTDSLSNTLNTNNQLLSDGSAVGQMGSLPTAAPVSSAGARKAWHEHVTQDLRNHLVHKLVQAIFPTPDPAALKDRRMENLVAYARKVEGDMYESANSRDEYYHFLAEKIYKIQKELEEKRRSRLQKQIINQAPIAGQGTQQPGLPQPNALGPRPQNGPISLPNMPNQIMNRIQVPQGMNQFNHMTLPNAQTSMGPRAASPMTHPQQMNISSVPAVGMSPSRMPQAQGIMPGHSNMVGQTPSQGQFLPQTHFSPGSGAVSVSSAMNVTVGPGMGQPPAQAPVTQQQQQPNANLPMNSLGPPLGPQLASSQTPLHSTPPPAASSASAAGAATNMPHPQSSSRSSTPTLPGPASAPAQGAAPPCPSQPQTQAELPAAGQTQPPPQPPTTPLSQPGASLDNRVPTPASAASADLHSQHVGADLPAQDLKAETQTDQQEFEAAGGKIEPKTEVENDSGSASVKKEEPEEKPEPMEVEEKKPEMKTEPKEEEENGTNGTTSSSPSQSRRKIFKPEELRQALMPTLESLYRQDPESLPFRQPVDPMLLGIPDYFDIVKNPIDLSTIKRKLDTGQYQEPWQYVDDVWLMFNNAWLYNRKTSRVYKYCSKLAEVFESEIDPVMQGLGYCCGRKYEFSPQTLCCYGKQLCTIPTGGTYYSYQNRYHFCEKCFNEIQGDSVTLGDDPAQPQTMISKDQFERRKNDVLDPEPFVECKDCGRKMHQICVLHYEVIWPSGFICDNCLKKSAKSRKENKFTAKRLQSTRLGMYIEDRVNKYLKRQNHPEAGEVFVRVVASSDKTVEVKPGMKARFVDTGEMPDTFPYRTKALFAFEEIDGVDVCFFGMHVQEYGSECPFPNTRRVYISYLDSIHFFRPRVLRTAVYHEILIGYLEYVKKLGYTQGHIWACPPSEGDDYIFHCHPPEQKIPKPKRLQEWYRKMLDKAFAERILHDYKDIFKQATEDRLTSANELPYFEGDFWPNVLEESIKELEQEEEERKKEETTAATETPEGTPSDSKNAKKKNNKKTNKNKSSVSRANKKKPGMPNVANDLSQKLYATMEKHKEVFFVIHLHSGPLANTLPPIVDPDPLISCDLMDGRDAFLTLARDKHWEFSSLRRCKWSTMCMLVELHNQGQDRFVYTCNECKHHVETRWHCTVCEDFDLCISCYNTKGHEHQMVKWGLGLDDDNNSQSGEASKSPQESRRLSIQRCIQSLVHACQCRNANCSLPSCQKMKRVVQHTKGCKRKTNGGCPVCKQLIALCCYHAKHCQENKCPVPFCLNIKHKLRQQQLQHRLQQAQLMRRRMATMQGRTMPLPSPPAAAAPSTPTSHAQPSTPQTPQQPLSNQPPTPNSAGVMSPAYPGVPRAGPPQATVSQGKPGPHASPLHQQQSPLPQPPQQRQQQAPLAAIKMAHHIEMMAQAQQNQQNYRVNMNGLPMTPQQTQQRMAQTMQMVAGPRGPQVMQQPTLGQWPAAAGPMPAQNQQPGVVPNQNTPQQALSIQRAMMAPGQQSQQRMLMPQQPGPRPQTPQRTGTIPPNALQDLLRTLKSPSSPQQQQQVLNILKSNPQLMAAFIKQRTAKYHASQPQQQPQPQAGQPQQQQQPGMPTMQTMAMQGGPVQRAAMPAQQPQQAPVQGMAQLGAGQLMNAAHSANPQIQELYRRQLLRQQQQQQQQQQQQQQQQQPQQQGVMPQGHLSQFPNQPQGTPAMYSHIRMQQQQIAMQQAGAAGAGAVTMGQLPPMAQMAQPGMSMDSTQSLLHQRMQQQQQAQLPQQQQAVLKQQMGSPAHPSPMSPQTHLLAGQAQGNAHLSAQPGLANALGNQVRSPAPVQSPAQQQQPPPHSSPSPQVQNQPQPSPQHPALPHSGSPHPVLGGPLQSLEQGHLGTPEQSAMLPQLNTPNRGALNSDLGLVGDATGDTLERFVEGL, from the exons ATGGCTGAAAACCTGCTGGATGTTGGACCTCCCAGCTCCAAGCGACCGAAACTAAATTCACCTGCCCTATCAGCGTCTGATGGACAAG ATCTGGGGTCTTTGCCCTGGGATGATTTGGAAAACGACCTTCCAGATGAGCTCATCCCAAACGGAGGAGAGTTGAGCCAGTTAAGCGGGCTACCTTCAAATGGCGGCGCAACAcctggcggcggcggcggaccCGGCGGCACCGCAGGAGCTCTCGGCGGGGGCGCCTCCGTTGTCCCGGACGCAGCCTCCAAGCATAAGCAGCTCTCGGAGCTTCTCCGAGCTGGCAGCACCTCCAGCATCACGGGCACAGGGCTAAACTCGGCAAGCCCCCAGTCTGGCGGTATGGCCCCGCAGCTCGGTACCCCCCTGGGCAAGAGCCCCCTCAGCCAGGGTTCTCCCAACAGCCACTCGTCGCCTCAGGGCCAGAAACCAGGAACGCCAACTGGAGTAGTAGGAcagaacagcaacaacaacGCCGCAGCTATGGGTCTGAGCGGATCGGGGTTCAGCCAAGCTATAATCAACAGCAGCCCGGGTCACTCGGGACTGCTGGGTCAAGGAGGGCAACCTCAGCCCGGGCAGGTGATGAACGGCGGCCTCGTACCCAGCGCCGGAAGGGGACGGGGTGCTGGAGTGGCGGGGATGCAGTATCAAGGACAGACGATACCGGGAAGCGCTGCGGGACCGGGAGCATCTGGGAGCGCGTTGGTAGAGACTCTTACCCAGGGAGGACAGCAGATGGGAGCGCACGCCGCCCAGCAGGCGGGCAATATGAGCAAG ATGGGCCTGGGTAGCAATGGAAGTCCGTTTGGGGCTCAGCCTTACGGTCAGGGTGCTGCTGGACCGGGCCAGCAGCTAAAtcctcagcagcagctccagaacAAAGCTGCCCTTGCCAGCAGCCTCCCACCATTCCCCAATGAGCTCAAAGGGGCCGCTGTCGCTAGCGGGCCAAATATG ctccagcagccTCCTCAGCAGCAGGCGGGGATGCTCCCGCTGGCCAGCAGCGGAGGCGTGGCGGTACCTTCGGCGGGGCCAACAGCTGACCCCGAGAAGCGCAAGctgatccagcagcagctggtccTGCTGCTTCACGCACACAAGTGCCAGAGAAGAGAGCAGGCTAATGGCGAGGTGAGGCAATGCGCCCTGCCCCACTGCCGCACCATGAAGAACGTCCTGAACCACATGACCCACTGCCAGGCCGGCAAGTCCTGCCAAG TGGCTCACTGTGCGTCGTCCAGACAGATCATCTCCCATTGGAAAAACTGCACACGACACGACTGTCCGGTCTGCCTCCCGCTGAAGAACGCCAGCGACAAGCGAACCCAGCAGC CTCTGCTGAGTTCCCCAAACACAGGCCTTCAGAATCCCATGTCTACCGTTGGCATGGGCCAGCCCAGTGCTCCCACTATCAATACCTCAGCCCCCATCGACCCCAGCTCCATGCAGAGAGCCTACGCAGCGCTCGGTCTGCCCTACAGCAGCCAGGCCGCTGGacaagctgcagctcagcaggcCCCAGGACAAGCGGCCGGAGCCCAGAACTCGCAGgcccaacaacaacagcagcttccTCAGCAGATGAGACCCATCAACACCATCG GTGGCCAGATGGCTCTTGGAGGTGGGACGATGGGCGTGGCATCTTCAGAACAGACCAACCTGCACACAGACTCCCTTTCCAACACACTCAACACTAACAA TCAGCTGCTGTCAGATGGCTCCGCTGTGGGCCAGATGGGCAGCCTGCCCACAGCAGCGCCCGTCTCTTCCGCAGGCGCCAGGAAGGCCTGGCACGAGCACGTCACTCAGGACCTGCGCAATCACCTCGTACACAAACT GGTACAAGCCATATTCCCCACCCCTGACCCGGCTGCTCTGAAGGACAGGCGAATGGAAAATCTGGTGGCCTACGCCAGAAAAGTTGAGGGGGACATGTATGAGTCGGCGAACAGCCGG gaCGAGTATTATCACTTCTTGGCTGAGAAAATTTACAAAATCCAGAAGGAACTGGAAGAGAAGAGACGTTCACGGCTCCAGAAGCAGATAATCAACCAAGCACCCATAGCTGGGCAGGGGACGCAGCAACCGGGCCTTCCCCAGCCCAACGCATTGGGCCCCAGGCCACAGA ATGGACCCATTTCTCTCCCCAACATGCCGAATCAGATCATGAACCGTATTCAGGTTCCTCAAG GTATGAACCAGTTCAACCACATGACTCTACCCAACGCCCAGACGTCGATGGGACCCCGAGCAGCTTCCCCTATGACACACCCACAGCAAATGAACATCAGCTCTGTCCCAGCG GTGGGGATGTCTCCCTCCAGGATGCCCCAGGCACAGGGCATTATGCCTGGACACAGCAACATGGTGGGCCAGACGCCCAGTCAGGGACAGTTCCTGCCTCAGACCCATTTCTCGCCCGGATCTGGTGCCGTTTCTGTGTCCAGTGCCATGAACGTTACCGTGGGTCCGGGCATGGGCCAGCCTCCAGCGCAGGCTCCCGTCACTCAG cagcagcagcaaccgAACGCTAACCTCCCCATGAACTCACTGGGCCCCCCACTGGGCCCTCAGCTAGCTTCCTCCCAAACCCCCTTGCACTCCACGCCTCCGCCCGCCGCTTCCTCGGCCTCCGCGGCTGGGGCGGCCACTAACATGCCGCACCCCCAGTCCTCCAGCCGCAGCTCCACTCCCACCCTTCCCGGCCCCGCTTCGGCCCCAGCCCAGGGGGCCGCCCCACCCTGCCCCTCTCAGCCCCAAACCCAGGCGGAGCTCCCTGCGGCGGGACAGACGCAGCCCCCGCCTCAGCCCCCTACCACGCCG CTCTCTCAGCCGGGGGCCAGTTTGGATAACAGAGTGCCCACGCCTGCCTCCGCCGCCAGCGCTGACCTGCACTCACAGCACGTCGGAGCCGACCTGCCCGCCCAGGACCTCAAAGCAGAAACGCAAACAGACCAACAGGAGTTTGAAGCTGCTGGTGGGAAAATTGAACCCAAGACAGAG GTTGAGAACGACTCTGGCTCAGCTTCAGTGAAAAAGGAGGAGCCTGAGGAAAAGCCAGAGCCaatggaggtggaggagaaaaaacCGGAAATGAAGACGGAAcccaaagaggaggaggagaacggGACCAATGGCACGACCTCCTCGTCTCCTTCCCAGTCACGGCGGAAAA TATTCAAGCCTGAGGAGCTGCGGCAGGCTCTGATGCCGACTCTGGAGTCTCTGTACCGGCAGGACCCGGAGTCGCTGCCGTTCAGACAGCCAGTAGACCCCATGCTCCTCGGGATCCCG GACTACTTCGACATAGTTAAGAACCCCATAGATCTGTCCACGATAAAGCGCAAGCTTGACACGGGACAGTACCAAGAGCCCTGGCAGTATGTGGACGACGTGTGGCTGATGTTCAACAACGCCTGGCTTTACAACCGCAAGACGTCCCGCGTCTACAAGTACTGCTCTAAGCTGGCGGAGGTTTTCGAGTCCGAGATCGACCCCGTCATGCAGGGTCTGGGATACTGCTGCGGGAGGAAG TACGAGTTCTCCCCTCAAACTCTCTGTTGCTATGGCAAGCAGCTCTGCACCATACCTACCGGCGGCACCTACTACAGCTACCAAAACAG GTAtcatttctgtgaaaaatgCTTCAACGAGATCCAGGGAGACAGCGTGACGTTAGGAGACGATCCCGCACAGCCGCAGAC gaTGATATCAAAAGACCAGTTTGAACGCAGGAAGAATGATGTTCTTGACCCTGAACC ATTTGTTGAATGTAAAGACTGTGGACGCAAAATGCACCAGATCTGTGTTTTACACTACGAGGTTATTTGGCCATCAGG ATTCATCTGTGACAACTGTTTGAAGAAAAGTGCAAAATCACGGAAAGAGAACAAGTTCACTGCTAAAA GGTTACAGTCCACCCGACTGGGAATGTACATAGAGGACCGTGTGAATAAATACTTGAAGAGGCAGAACCATCCGGAGGCCGGGGAAGTGTTCGTGCGAGTGGTAGCGAGCTCCGACAAAACGGTGGAAGTTAAACCCGGCATGAAAGCCAG GTTCGTGGACACGGGTGAGATGCCCGACACCTTTCCCTACAGAACCAAAGCACTTTTTGCATTTGAGGAGATCGATGGTGTGGATGTTTGCTTCTTCGGCATGCACGTGCAGGAGTACGGCTCCGAGTGCCCATTTCCTAACACTag ACGGGTCTACATATCATACCTCGACAGTATTCACTTCTTCCGACCCAGAGTTCTACGAACAGCAGTGTACCATGAAATTCTCATTGGCTACCTTGAGTATGTCAAAAAACTTGG TTACACGCAGGGCCACATCTGGGCGTGTCCGCCCAGCGAGGGAGACGACTACATCTTCCACTGCCATCCTCCAGAGCAGAAGATCCCCAAACCCAAGAGACTGCAGGAGTGGTACAGGAAAATGCTGGACAAAGCTTTTGCTGAGAGGATCTTGCATGACTACAAG GACATCTTCAAACAGGCGACTGAGGACCGGCTGACCAGCGCCAACGAGCTGCCGTACTTCGAAGGCGACTTCTGGCCCAACGTGTTGGAGGAGAGCATCAAGGagctggagcaggaggaagaggagaggaagaaagaggaaaCCACCGCGGCCACAGAAACTCCAGAG GGAACCCCGAGTGACAGCAAAAACGCcaagaagaagaacaacaagaagacgaataaaaacaagagcagcGTGAGCCGAGCCAACAAGAAGAAGCCCGGGATGCCGAACGTGGCGAACGATCTGTCCCAGAAGCTGTACGCCACCATGGAGAAGCACAAAGAG GTGTTCTTTGTGATCCATCTTCACTCTGGGCCCCTGGCCAACACCTTGCCGCCCATCGTCGACCCGGACCCCCTGATCTCCTGCGACCTGATGGATGGCCGGGACGCCTTCCTGACCTTGGCGAGGGACAAGCACTGGGAGTTCAGCTCCCTGAGGAGGTGCAAGTGGAGCACCATGTGCAtgctggtggagctgcacaACCAGGGACAGGATCGCTTCGTCTACACTTGCAACGAGTGCAAACACCACGTGGAGACGCGCTGGCACTGCACCGTGTGTGAG GACTTTGATCTGTGCATCAGTTGCTACAACACGAAGGGCCACGAGCACCAGATGGTGAAGTGGGGCCTCGGCCTGGACGACGACAACAACAGCCAAAGCGGCGAAGCCTCCAAAAGCCCGCAGGAGAGTCGGCGTCTGAGCATCCAGCGCTGCATCCAGTCTCTGGTCCACGCGTGTCAGTGCCGCAACGCCAACTGCTCTCTGCCGTCCTGCCAGAAGATGAAGAGGGTGGTGCAGCACACCAAGGGCTGCAAGCGCAAAACCAACGGGGGCTGCCCGGTGTGCAAGCAGCTCATCGCATTATGCTGCTACCACGCCAAGCATTGCCAGGAGAACAAGTGTCCGGTCCCGTTCTGCCTGAACATCAAGCACAAGCTccgacagcagcagctgcagcaccgGCTGCAGCAGGCGCAGTTGATGAGGAGGAGAATGGCCACCATGCAGGGCCGGACCATGCCGCTGCCGTCCCCGCCCGCCGCCGCTGCGCCCAGCACTCCCACGTCCCACGCCCAGCCTAGCACTCCTCAGACGCCACAGCAGCCGCTGTCCAACCAGCCGCCGACACCCAACTCGGCGGGTGTCATGTCTCCCGCCTATCCCGGCGTGCCGCGAGCGGGCCCGCCGCAGGCGACCGTGTCGCAGGGCAAGCCGGGCCCCCACGCCTCGCCCCTGCACCAGCAGCAGTCTCCTCTCCCGCAGCCGCCTCAGCAGCGCCAGCAGCAGGCTCCTCTTGCCGCCATCAAGATGGCGCACCACATAGAGATGATGGCGCAGgcgcagcagaaccagcagaactaCCGGGTCAACATGAATGGCTTGCCCATGACCCCCCAGCAGACGCAGCAGCGCATGGCTCAAACCATGCAGATGGTGGCGGGGCCCCGCGGCCCCCAGGTCATGCAGCAGCCCACTTTGGGGCAGTGGCCCGCAGCCGCCGGCCCCATGCCAGCTCAGAACCAACAGCCAGGTGTGGTTCCGAACCAGAACACGCCGCAGCAGGCCTTGAGCATCCAGCGAGCCATGATGGCGCCCGGGCAACAGAGTCAGCAGAGGATGCTGATGCCGCAGCAACCAGGTCCGCGGCCGCAAACCCCCCAGAGAACAGGCACCATACCCCCGAACGCCCTTCAGGACCTCCTGCGCACCTTGAAGTCCCCGAGCTccccgcagcagcagcagcaggtcctcAACATCCTGAAGTCCAACCCGCAGCTAATGGCAGCTTTCATCAAACAGCGGACAGCCAAGTACCATGCGAGccagccgcagcagcagccgcagccgCAGGCTGGgcagccacagcagcagcagcaacctgGCATGCCAACGATGCAGACCATGGCCATGCAAGGTGGGCCGGTGCAGAGGGCAGCGATGCCCGCTCAGCAGCCGCAGCAGGCTCCGGTGCAGGGCATGGCCCAGCTGGGCGCAGGGCAGCTGATGAACGCCGCTCACAGCGCCAACCCGCAGATCCAGGAGCTCTACCGCCGGCAGCTATTGcgacaacagcagcagcaacagcagcagcagcagcagcagcaacaacaacaacagccgcAGCAGCAAGGGGTGATGCCGCAGGGTCACCTCAGTCAGTTTCCCAATCAGCCGCAGGGAACTCCTGCGATGTACTCCCACATCcgcatgcagcagcagcagatagcCATGCAGCAGGCGGGCGCTGCTGGGGCGGGGGCCGTAACTATGGGTCAGCTCCCACCGATGGCCCAGATGGCCCAGCCCGGGATGAGCATGGACTCCACTCAGAGCCTGCTGCATCAGCGcatgcagcagcaacagcaggcGCAGctcccccagcagcagcaggccgtCCTCAAGCAGCAGATGGGCTCCCCGGCCCACCCAAGCCCCATGAGCCCCCAGACCCACCTGCTGGCCGGCCAAGCTCAGGGCAACGCCCACCTCTCTGCCCAGCCGGGATTGGCCAACGCCCTCGGCAACCAGGTCCGCTCCCCTGCGCCTGTCCAGTCGCCTGCGCAGCAGCAACAGCCGCCGCCACATTCCAGCCCCTCGCCGCAAGTCCAAAACCAACCGCAACCCTCACCGCAGCACCCGGCCCTGCCACACTCGGGGTCGCCCCACCCGGTGCTGGGCGGCCCGCTTCAGTCGCTGGAGCAGGGACACCTGGGGACGCCGGAGCAAAGCGCCATGCTGCCGCAGCTCAATACGCCCAACAGGGGGGCACTGAACAGCGATTTGGGGCTGGTGGGGGACGCCACGGGGGACACGCTGGAGAGGTTTGTGGAGGGGTTGTAG